From a single Rutidosis leptorrhynchoides isolate AG116_Rl617_1_P2 chromosome 5, CSIRO_AGI_Rlap_v1, whole genome shotgun sequence genomic region:
- the LOC139849005 gene encoding uncharacterized protein, with translation MWTRFQEHEKLASGYTVTCYNQQTGVYKVQSTYQRSGDGGTKYAVKYLAKKCTCGRWQHQIMPCSHGIAVCRMRNKDPKTLISIYYNTTTWREQYNYHLHPLRDATYWTIANWTMKADPTRLITHRCRRQSRRHHNEMDERHNRDTGPPRCDFCSQPGHNRNSCSTRFG, from the coding sequence ATGTGGACACGATTTCAAGAACATGAAAAACTTGCTTCTGGTTACACGGTAACATGCTATAACCAGCAAACAGGGGTGTACAAGGTTCAATCTACATATCAAAGAAGCGGTGATGGTGGGACAAAGTATGCTGTTAAATATTTGGCCAAAAAGTGCACTTGTGGAAGATGGCAACATCAAATAATGCCTTGCTCTCATGGCATTGCAGTATGTCGCATGAGAAATAAAGATCCAAAAACCTTGATCAGTATATACTACAATACTACCACGTGGAGGGAACAATATAATTATCACTTACATCCACTAAGAGATGCCACATACTGGACCATAGCAAACTGGACAATGAAGGCCGATCCAACACGACTTATCACACATAGGTGTAGGAGACAATCACGACGACACCATAATGAAATGGATGAAAGGCACAACAGAGATACAGGTCCACCTAGGTGTGATTTTTGCTCACAACCAGGTCATAACAGGAATTCGTGTTCTACTAGGTTCGGTTAA